The following proteins come from a genomic window of Flavobacteriaceae bacterium MAR_2010_188:
- a CDS encoding Mechanosensitive ion channel, with protein sequence MEDFSTVLEFELLRVGDYVISVSTIMLIFLILLITKLVLYGLKRTLFSKRRLRKISAGNSYALFQIVKYVIWVIAIGLVLEALGVKITVLIAGSAALLVGIGLGLQQTFNDIISGIILLSERSIRVDDVLEIDSGVVKIQHIGLRTSKGLNTDDISIIIPNSLITTNKVINWSHQSEKIRFKVEVGTSYDCDIDLVLKILEESAFEHPENIDREATEARLVNFGNSSLDFQVLFFSRNIFRISKVKSDIRRIIYKKFKENNITIPFPQMDLHLRSNDTSEPRV encoded by the coding sequence ATGGAAGATTTTAGCACTGTTTTGGAATTCGAGCTTTTGAGAGTTGGAGATTATGTTATAAGCGTATCCACTATAATGCTCATATTTTTGATTCTGCTAATTACTAAATTGGTTTTATATGGCTTAAAACGAACATTATTCAGTAAGCGGCGATTAAGGAAAATAAGTGCCGGCAACTCTTATGCCTTATTTCAAATTGTTAAATACGTAATCTGGGTTATTGCCATTGGTCTGGTACTGGAGGCCTTGGGGGTAAAAATAACGGTATTGATTGCAGGTTCTGCCGCGCTCCTAGTGGGAATAGGTTTAGGCCTACAGCAGACCTTTAATGATATAATTTCTGGCATTATCCTACTTTCAGAACGCTCTATTAGGGTAGATGATGTTTTGGAAATTGATAGCGGCGTTGTAAAGATACAACACATTGGATTAAGGACCTCTAAGGGCCTTAATACAGATGATATTTCCATCATTATTCCTAATTCCTTAATTACCACAAATAAAGTCATCAATTGGAGTCATCAATCAGAAAAAATACGTTTTAAGGTAGAAGTGGGTACCTCCTACGACTGCGATATTGACCTTGTGCTTAAGATATTGGAAGAAAGTGCATTTGAACATCCAGAGAATATCGACAGAGAGGCGACAGAGGCCAGATTGGTGAATTTCGGTAATTCTTCCCTTGATTTTCAAGTCCTTTTTTTTAGTCGTAATATTTTTAGGATCAGTAAGGTAAAAAGTGACATACGGAGGATAATCTATAAAAAATTCAAGGAGAATAACATTACTATTCCCTTCCCTCAAATGGATCTACATCTAAGGTCGAATGACACAAGTGAGCCGAGAGTTTAA
- a CDS encoding beta-glucosidase — protein MVKRLAFSVFTISSFLCFSFMSTDPKEKTTDNPDYSRQVDSILNLMTLNEKLGQLNLPSSGDITTGQAKSSDIAKKIEEGKVGGLFNIKSVEKIRDVQKVAMEKSRLKIPLLFGMDVIHGYETTFPIPLGLSSSWDMDLIKKTAQMSAKEASADGINWTFSPMVDISRDARWGRISEGSGEDPFLGSKIAEAMVTGYQGDDLTSNNTILSCVKHFALYGASEAGRDYNTVDMSRIKMYNDYLPPYKAAVDAGVASVMASFNEIDGVPATGNKWLLTDLLRDQWKFDGFVVSDYTGINEMIAHGVGDIQTVSAMALNAGVDMDMVGEGLLTTLSKSLDEGKITMAQIDEAVKRILTSKYELGLFDDPYKYCDSDRAKSEIFTESNREFATKVSTESMVLLKNENQTLPLKKTGKIALIGPLGDTPVNMAGTWSVATVQDRSISVLAGLKKYLGNSAQVTYAKGSNVDYDLEFEKRATLFGKEIPRSNKNDDQLRNEAIELARNSDIIIAAMGETAEMSGESSSRTNLNIPEAQKELLNELLKTGKPVVLVLFAGRPLVLVDENETVPAILNVWFPGSEAGTAIAQVLFGDVNPSGKLTATFPRNVGQIPIYYNHKNTGRPLGNSEGNFEKFRSNYLDVRNEPLFPFGYGLSYTKFTYSNLILSSKEMSMDGTIEVNVDVSNTGNFDGKEVVQLYIRDVVGSVTRPVRELKGFQKVEIKKGETKKITFKLSVDDLKFYNYNLDFIAEPGEFQVFVGTDSNAKSMVEFNLKE, from the coding sequence ATGGTTAAACGTTTAGCTTTTTCAGTCTTTACCATTTCTTCCTTTCTATGTTTTTCTTTTATGTCTACCGACCCAAAGGAAAAAACAACCGATAATCCTGATTATTCCAGGCAAGTAGATTCAATATTGAATCTTATGACCTTGAATGAAAAACTCGGTCAGCTTAATCTGCCATCTTCGGGAGATATTACTACCGGACAGGCAAAAAGTTCAGATATCGCAAAGAAGATTGAAGAAGGCAAGGTCGGTGGTCTTTTCAACATAAAATCAGTCGAAAAAATTAGGGACGTCCAGAAAGTAGCTATGGAAAAAAGTAGGTTAAAGATTCCTTTGCTTTTTGGTATGGATGTTATCCACGGATACGAAACGACTTTCCCGATTCCTTTGGGGCTTTCTAGTTCTTGGGATATGGATTTAATCAAAAAAACTGCGCAAATGTCAGCCAAAGAAGCTAGTGCCGACGGCATAAACTGGACTTTCTCTCCGATGGTAGATATTTCTAGAGATGCTCGTTGGGGACGTATTTCCGAAGGTTCTGGTGAAGACCCATTTTTAGGCTCTAAAATAGCTGAAGCCATGGTAACAGGCTATCAAGGGGACGATTTAACCTCCAATAACACGATCCTTTCGTGTGTCAAGCATTTTGCTTTATACGGAGCTTCAGAAGCTGGTAGAGATTACAATACAGTAGATATGAGCCGTATTAAAATGTACAATGACTATCTGCCGCCTTATAAGGCTGCTGTAGATGCCGGTGTAGCCTCAGTTATGGCTTCTTTCAATGAAATCGATGGAGTACCTGCGACTGGTAATAAGTGGCTACTCACTGACTTGCTGAGAGATCAGTGGAAGTTCGATGGATTCGTAGTGAGCGATTATACGGGAATCAATGAAATGATTGCCCATGGAGTTGGCGATATTCAAACCGTTTCGGCAATGGCATTAAATGCCGGAGTAGATATGGATATGGTAGGAGAAGGTCTTCTTACTACTCTTAGTAAATCCTTAGATGAAGGAAAAATTACCATGGCACAGATTGATGAAGCAGTGAAGCGAATTTTAACTTCAAAGTATGAACTTGGGCTTTTTGATGACCCTTATAAATACTGCGACAGCGACCGAGCGAAATCTGAAATTTTCACAGAAAGCAATAGAGAATTTGCGACAAAAGTTTCAACTGAATCTATGGTATTGTTGAAGAATGAAAATCAAACTCTTCCACTTAAAAAAACTGGTAAGATCGCATTAATAGGTCCGTTGGGAGATACACCGGTGAACATGGCAGGTACTTGGAGTGTTGCAACAGTTCAAGACAGGTCTATTTCTGTTTTGGCGGGACTTAAGAAATATCTAGGCAATTCTGCCCAAGTTACCTACGCCAAAGGAAGTAATGTTGATTATGATTTAGAATTTGAAAAGAGAGCGACACTGTTTGGAAAAGAAATCCCCAGATCAAATAAAAATGATGATCAGTTAAGGAATGAAGCTATCGAATTAGCTAGAAATTCTGATATTATTATTGCAGCCATGGGAGAAACCGCCGAAATGAGTGGAGAGAGCAGTAGCCGAACTAATTTAAACATACCCGAAGCACAAAAGGAACTATTAAACGAGCTCCTTAAAACCGGAAAGCCAGTGGTTTTAGTTCTTTTCGCAGGCCGTCCTTTAGTTTTGGTAGATGAAAATGAAACGGTGCCAGCAATTTTAAACGTTTGGTTTCCCGGAAGTGAAGCTGGTACTGCGATAGCCCAAGTTCTTTTTGGTGATGTTAATCCATCCGGAAAGCTTACCGCCACCTTTCCTCGTAATGTAGGACAGATTCCAATTTATTATAATCATAAAAATACTGGTCGCCCATTAGGAAACAGTGAGGGCAATTTTGAAAAATTTAGATCTAATTATTTAGACGTCAGAAATGAGCCATTATTTCCATTTGGTTACGGACTCAGTTATACCAAATTTACGTATAGCAATCTTATTTTAAGTTCTAAAGAAATGAGCATGGACGGAACAATTGAGGTTAATGTAGATGTGAGCAATACCGGGAATTTTGATGGAAAAGAAGTCGTTCAGCTTTATATTCGTGATGTCGTGGGCTCTGTAACCAGGCCTGTAAGGGAACTTAAGGGATTTCAAAAGGTTGAAATCAAAAAAGGCGAAACTAAAAAAATCACTTTTAAATTGAGTGTTGACGATCTTAAATTTTACAACTATAATCTCGATTTTATTGCTGAACCTGGAGAGTTTCAGGTTTTTGTTGGCACTGACTCTAATGCAAAATCTATGGTTGAGTTCAATTTGAAGGAATAA
- a CDS encoding Metal-dependent hydrolase, endonuclease/exonuclease/phosphatase family produces the protein MKNISILLMLITFATTAQELSVMTYNIKLDYPIEGENSWTNRKPMFIGQLNFYEPDIFGVQEAMPNQMKEMDSLLPNYGFVGVGRDDGQDLGEYSAIFYKKNKFKVLVSSTFWLSETPDKVSMGWDAACNRVCTYVKFEDLQNHSTFYVFNTHFDHIGVEARKNSSKLIIKKINEINVENLPVILTGDFNLEEDSESIKYIKSQLKDSKEISKAEPFGPIGTFNNFEFDKPVSRRLDYIFVNSRVTVQKYAVLSDSKDLHYPSDHLPVLVMLKLD, from the coding sequence ATGAAAAATATATCAATCTTATTGATGTTGATAACCTTTGCTACGACTGCACAAGAATTATCGGTCATGACCTATAACATTAAACTAGACTATCCGATTGAAGGCGAAAACAGTTGGACCAACAGGAAGCCTATGTTTATTGGTCAACTCAATTTTTACGAACCTGATATTTTTGGAGTTCAAGAGGCAATGCCAAATCAGATGAAAGAAATGGATAGCCTTTTACCTAATTATGGTTTTGTTGGAGTGGGGAGGGATGATGGACAGGACCTCGGGGAATATTCGGCTATTTTCTACAAAAAGAACAAATTTAAAGTATTGGTTTCTTCCACTTTTTGGTTATCAGAAACACCAGATAAGGTTTCTATGGGCTGGGATGCCGCCTGCAATCGGGTCTGTACTTATGTCAAGTTTGAAGATTTGCAAAACCATTCAACCTTTTACGTATTTAATACCCATTTTGATCATATTGGGGTAGAAGCAAGAAAGAACAGTTCGAAACTGATAATTAAAAAAATAAACGAAATCAATGTTGAAAACCTGCCAGTAATCCTTACCGGCGATTTTAATTTGGAAGAAGATTCAGAAAGTATTAAATATATAAAATCCCAATTGAAAGATTCTAAGGAGATTTCCAAAGCAGAACCTTTTGGACCAATTGGGACTTTTAATAATTTTGAATTCGACAAACCCGTAAGCCGGCGCCTCGATTATATTTTTGTAAATTCTAGAGTGACCGTGCAAAAATATGCAGTGCTCAGCGATTCCAAGGATTTACACTATCCTTCAGATCATCTGCCAGTCTTGGTAATGTTAAAGTTGGACTAG
- a CDS encoding SSU ribosomal protein S6P modification protein — protein MKIVVLSQNPHLYSTKRLIEAGKKKGHEMQIIDHSKCDLIIEKRKPGLIYQGKEVEQVDGVIPRIGASITFYGTAVVRQFEMMKVFTAVESQALVRSRDKLRSLQVLSRAGLGLPKTVFSNYSRNVSAIIDKAGGAPVVIKLLEGTQGLGVVLADNQNSAESILEAFNGLQARVIVQEFIKEAKGADIRAFVIDGHVVGAMKRQGKEGEFRSNLHRGGSASLIELSDAEETAVIKAAKAMGLGIAGVDLLQSARGPLILEVNSSPGLEGIEAATGKDIASLIIKYVERNVD, from the coding sequence ATGAAAATTGTAGTTCTATCGCAAAATCCTCATCTCTATTCGACAAAACGATTGATTGAAGCAGGTAAGAAGAAGGGTCATGAAATGCAGATTATTGATCACTCTAAATGTGATCTTATCATCGAAAAAAGAAAACCGGGATTAATTTACCAAGGCAAGGAAGTAGAACAAGTAGATGGTGTAATCCCTAGGATTGGCGCATCAATAACATTCTATGGTACTGCGGTAGTTCGTCAATTTGAAATGATGAAAGTATTTACAGCAGTAGAATCTCAGGCTTTAGTTAGATCTAGGGATAAACTAAGAAGTCTTCAGGTTTTATCTCGTGCCGGATTGGGTTTGCCTAAAACAGTTTTCAGCAATTATTCTAGAAATGTGAGTGCTATTATTGATAAAGCAGGAGGAGCGCCTGTAGTGATTAAGCTTTTGGAAGGAACTCAAGGGCTAGGTGTGGTTTTAGCTGACAATCAGAATTCGGCGGAATCTATTCTTGAAGCTTTTAATGGATTGCAAGCAAGAGTAATCGTTCAAGAATTTATTAAGGAAGCTAAAGGTGCTGATATTAGGGCTTTCGTTATAGATGGCCATGTTGTAGGTGCAATGAAAAGACAAGGTAAAGAAGGGGAGTTTAGATCCAATTTGCACCGCGGGGGTTCTGCTAGTTTAATCGAATTATCCGATGCTGAAGAAACTGCTGTCATTAAAGCCGCTAAGGCAATGGGATTAGGTATTGCAGGGGTCGACCTTTTGCAGTCTGCTAGAGGCCCATTAATATTAGAGGTGAACTCTTCTCCTGGCTTAGAGGGGATTGAAGCTGCAACCGGTAAGGATATCGCTTCCTTAATTATTAAATATGTAGAAAGGAATGTAGATTAG
- a CDS encoding uncharacterized sulfatase, with protein MKFLLCLIVVLSVFSCKEETSNNNEPEKSSPPNILFIMADDHAFQAISAYGHPISKLAPTPNIDRIAINGAIFNKNFCTNSICGPSRAVILTGKHSHINGFRMNGDKFNGDQQTFPKILQQGGYNTAMIGKWHLYGEPQGFDYWSILNDQGNYYNPDFITLNESAQKIDSTRIEGYSTDIITEKGIDFLKSVKDTGKPFLLMLQHKAPHRNWMPALRHLNKYDSIEFPLPDSYFTDHTGSQSSKDQLQTIYKDMYEGHDLKMSVKKGSTELAHNPWKTDFERMTKEQRAIWDSAYLPKNDAFYDLNLHGEELAKWKGQRYLHEYLSTIAAVDEGVGKVLDYLDENGLTDNTIVVYTSDQGFFLGEKGWFDKRYMYEESLRMPLLIMYPPKIKKGKVIEALTQNLDFAETFLDYAGLPIPKDMQGKSLRPLLEGKVNDQDFRNAIYYHYYDYPAFHMVKKMYGVRTDRYKLIHVYDDIDQWELYDLKSDPQELTNLYDSASYGDIQAKLKVTLDSLQKEYKVTDKEFEQADTEKVKNAYKQFEKLRGKPIE; from the coding sequence ATGAAATTTCTGCTCTGTTTAATTGTTGTGTTATCTGTTTTTTCCTGTAAGGAAGAAACTTCCAATAATAACGAGCCTGAAAAATCATCACCTCCTAATATTCTTTTCATAATGGCTGATGACCACGCCTTTCAAGCAATCAGTGCTTATGGTCATCCTATTAGTAAGCTAGCACCAACCCCAAATATTGATAGGATTGCAATTAATGGTGCAATCTTCAATAAAAACTTTTGTACAAATTCTATTTGTGGGCCAAGCAGAGCAGTAATACTCACTGGTAAGCACAGCCATATCAATGGTTTTAGAATGAACGGGGATAAGTTCAACGGAGATCAGCAGACTTTCCCAAAAATTTTACAACAAGGGGGTTACAATACTGCGATGATTGGGAAATGGCATTTATATGGTGAACCTCAAGGGTTTGATTATTGGAGCATCCTTAATGATCAGGGTAATTATTATAATCCAGATTTTATAACCTTAAATGAATCGGCTCAAAAGATTGATTCAACGAGAATTGAAGGATATTCTACCGATATTATTACCGAAAAGGGCATCGATTTTTTAAAAAGCGTCAAGGATACGGGCAAACCATTTCTGTTGATGCTTCAACATAAAGCTCCTCACAGAAACTGGATGCCAGCACTTAGACATTTAAATAAATATGATTCAATAGAATTTCCCTTACCCGACTCATATTTTACAGATCATACGGGTTCACAATCTTCAAAAGATCAGCTGCAGACTATTTATAAAGATATGTACGAAGGTCATGACTTAAAAATGTCCGTTAAGAAAGGTAGTACAGAATTGGCGCATAATCCATGGAAGACCGACTTTGAAAGAATGACTAAGGAACAAAGAGCAATTTGGGACAGCGCATATTTGCCCAAAAACGATGCTTTTTATGATTTAAACTTGCATGGTGAGGAGTTGGCAAAATGGAAAGGTCAACGTTATCTGCATGAATATCTTTCAACCATCGCAGCAGTAGACGAGGGTGTTGGGAAAGTTCTTGATTATCTCGATGAAAATGGATTAACCGATAATACAATCGTAGTGTATACCTCTGACCAAGGATTCTTTTTGGGCGAAAAAGGTTGGTTCGATAAACGGTATATGTACGAAGAGTCTCTTAGAATGCCTTTGTTGATAATGTATCCGCCTAAAATTAAAAAAGGGAAGGTCATCGAAGCGCTAACCCAAAATTTAGATTTTGCAGAAACTTTTTTAGATTACGCAGGTCTGCCAATTCCAAAAGATATGCAAGGAAAATCTTTGCGTCCCTTACTAGAAGGAAAAGTTAATGATCAGGATTTTAGAAATGCCATATACTACCATTACTACGATTACCCAGCATTTCATATGGTTAAGAAAATGTACGGCGTCCGTACTGATCGGTATAAGTTGATTCATGTTTATGATGATATTGATCAATGGGAACTCTATGATTTGAAGAGCGATCCCCAAGAATTGACTAATCTTTATGATTCTGCAAGTTATGGAGACATTCAGGCGAAATTAAAGGTGACTTTAGATTCACTTCAAAAAGAATATAAGGTGACGGATAAAGAATTCGAACAAGCCGATACAGAAAAGGTTAAGAACGCCTATAAGCAATTTGAAAAATTAAGAGGGAAGCCGATAGAATGA
- a CDS encoding Acetyl esterase/lipase, which yields MKLNLHIFLSFLTFGLNAQNIETVTYAIKGNDTLGLDVYLPKNIKANEKLPTLLWIHGGGFSGGSRGGGDLVKMAEQFNSQGYAVVSISYRLLRKGTKTQFSCECSREEKIETFKQGVIDYMDAAKYLMQNAEKYHIDRERIIAGGSSAGAEVVLDAVYMREYFIDNLDDYSGVKFAGLFSLAGAMVNADYITAENAVPTVMFHGTEDNLVPFATAPHHYCKPSDKGYLFLDGSSTIAKRLKDLKMSYYFNVVEGGMHEISGIPINNLDQILAFFDRTVKEDNIIQTKVIKTK from the coding sequence ATGAAACTCAATCTTCATATATTTCTTTCCTTCTTAACTTTTGGCCTCAATGCCCAAAATATAGAAACCGTTACCTATGCTATAAAAGGTAATGACACTTTGGGCCTAGATGTTTATTTGCCTAAGAATATTAAAGCAAACGAAAAACTCCCCACACTTTTATGGATCCACGGCGGAGGATTTTCTGGTGGCTCTAGAGGAGGTGGTGATTTAGTGAAAATGGCAGAACAATTTAACTCTCAAGGTTACGCAGTAGTATCGATATCGTATAGACTATTGAGAAAAGGCACCAAAACCCAATTCAGCTGTGAATGCAGCAGAGAAGAAAAGATTGAAACTTTTAAACAAGGCGTGATCGATTATATGGATGCTGCAAAATATCTAATGCAGAATGCTGAAAAATATCATATTGATAGAGAAAGGATCATCGCTGGAGGTAGCAGTGCTGGTGCTGAAGTTGTTTTGGACGCCGTTTATATGCGAGAATATTTTATAGATAATCTTGATGACTATTCTGGGGTAAAATTTGCGGGTCTATTTTCATTAGCCGGTGCTATGGTGAATGCAGATTACATAACTGCTGAAAACGCAGTGCCAACTGTAATGTTCCACGGGACTGAAGACAATCTGGTTCCGTTTGCTACAGCGCCACATCATTATTGCAAACCGAGTGATAAGGGTTATTTGTTTTTAGACGGATCTTCCACCATCGCCAAGAGATTAAAGGATTTAAAAATGTCCTACTATTTTAATGTAGTTGAAGGGGGTATGCATGAAATTTCTGGGATACCGATTAATAATCTTGATCAAATCCTGGCCTTCTTTGATCGAACAGTCAAGGAAGATAATATAATTCAGACTAAAGTCATTAAAACTAAATAG
- a CDS encoding solute:Na+ symporter, SSS family yields MIAILSFVGFTLLVAVIAYFATRSTDESTSDGYFLGGRSLTAGVIAGSLLLTNLSTEQIVGLNGSAFANGLSVMAWETLAAIAIVVTAIFLLPRYLKGGLTTVPQFLAERYDITTKTITSALFLTGYVVVLLPIILYSGSVALSGMFNVPELLDVSNESAITICVWGIGIIGSIYAVFGGLKAVAVSDTINAIGLLIGGILIPVFGLLIIGDGNLFDGLSTLMDTNPEKFQSMGSETSPVPFHTLFTGMMLVQLFYWGTNQQIIQRALAAKNLKEGQKGLMLASFIKILGPLIVVLPGIIAYHMFEGNLDNVDLAYPSLVNRVLPGYLLGFFAAVIFGAILSSFNSVLNSSVTLFGIDIYKQHINKNADERTIVRYGKTFGIVLAFAAMFIAPLIADAGSLFDYLQEVNGIYSIPILTIIVVGYTTKYVPAIAAKVGVISGSLLYIISQFGLQPYFKAQAVSEATANGVTDSVELAAIEAAAYPHFLDVMAILFVLNVLIMLAIGKWKPRATPYVQEYTKQVDIEPWKHVKSVGIAIIVVVIGIYIYFA; encoded by the coding sequence ATGATTGCAATACTTTCCTTTGTCGGTTTTACATTACTTGTGGCCGTAATTGCCTATTTCGCTACACGCAGTACAGATGAATCTACATCCGATGGATATTTCTTAGGTGGAAGAAGCCTAACTGCAGGAGTTATTGCCGGTTCATTATTATTAACTAACTTATCTACAGAGCAAATTGTTGGTTTAAATGGAAGTGCTTTTGCTAACGGTCTATCCGTGATGGCATGGGAAACCTTGGCCGCAATTGCCATTGTTGTTACCGCAATTTTTCTTTTACCAAGATATCTTAAAGGTGGGCTAACTACGGTGCCTCAGTTTTTAGCAGAACGTTACGATATTACTACTAAAACCATAACCTCTGCCTTGTTTTTAACCGGTTACGTGGTGGTGTTGTTGCCAATAATCCTATATTCTGGCTCAGTGGCTTTGAGCGGAATGTTTAATGTTCCCGAATTATTGGATGTTTCAAATGAATCTGCCATCACTATCTGTGTCTGGGGAATTGGAATTATAGGTTCTATTTATGCAGTTTTTGGTGGACTTAAGGCGGTTGCCGTATCAGATACAATCAATGCCATCGGACTTTTAATTGGTGGAATATTGATTCCGGTTTTTGGTCTTTTGATTATTGGCGACGGGAATCTTTTTGACGGACTTTCGACCTTGATGGATACCAATCCAGAGAAATTCCAGTCCATGGGAAGCGAAACTAGCCCAGTTCCTTTTCATACCTTATTTACGGGAATGATGTTAGTGCAATTATTCTATTGGGGTACTAACCAACAGATTATTCAACGTGCATTGGCAGCCAAGAACCTAAAGGAAGGGCAGAAGGGGCTTATGTTAGCTTCATTTATAAAGATATTAGGTCCGTTAATCGTAGTGCTTCCAGGTATAATTGCTTACCATATGTTTGAAGGCAATTTAGACAACGTCGATTTAGCTTACCCATCCTTGGTTAATAGGGTTCTTCCGGGTTATCTGTTAGGCTTTTTTGCTGCAGTAATTTTCGGTGCAATTCTAAGTTCCTTTAACAGTGTGCTTAACAGTTCTGTAACCTTGTTCGGGATCGATATTTACAAACAGCACATCAATAAAAATGCGGATGAAAGAACAATTGTTCGTTATGGTAAGACCTTCGGAATTGTCTTAGCGTTTGCAGCGATGTTCATCGCTCCGCTAATTGCAGATGCAGGTAGTTTGTTCGATTATCTTCAAGAAGTTAATGGTATTTATAGTATTCCTATTTTAACCATAATTGTTGTAGGCTACACCACTAAATATGTTCCGGCTATCGCGGCGAAAGTTGGGGTAATTTCTGGATCTTTACTTTACATTATAAGTCAGTTTGGGTTACAACCTTATTTTAAAGCGCAAGCAGTTAGCGAAGCTACTGCCAATGGCGTAACGGATAGTGTAGAATTGGCTGCAATAGAAGCCGCGGCATATCCGCATTTCCTAGATGTTATGGCTATATTATTTGTTTTGAACGTACTAATTATGTTGGCAATCGGTAAGTGGAAACCAAGAGCAACACCTTACGTTCAAGAATATACCAAACAAGTAGATATTGAACCTTGGAAGCATGTAAAATCTGTTGGAATCGCAATTATAGTGGTTGTTATAGGAATCTATATCTACTTTGCTTAA